ATTGTTCAGGGGGTGCTAACAGATTGAATTTAACAGAAAAATTGAAAACTTTTATCGGGAGCTCAAAAAATAGATTAGATAAAGAGGTTGAAAAAGGCAAATATTTTTGGATTGCAGAAAAGATAGAGGGAAAAATTGTAAAAACCCCTCTCGGCGAACACATTGAAAAAGAGGTAATTTATGATAATAAATACGAATATTCGGGGGTTAAGCTTTCTGAGGTATTGGAAATTCCAATAAACGAGCTGGATTCTGTTTTTAAAAATTTAAGCAAAAAGATAGAAATAGAAAAAATAGCTTTTCTGGATACTGAAACCACCGGGCTTGCAGGAGGTTCCGGAACATATGCGTTTTTGATAGGTGTGGGATTTTTTGAAAACAATTATTTTAGACTTAATCAGTTTTTTATGCCCGATTATTCGGAAGAACCTTCATTACTGTTAAGATTAAAGGAAATTCTATCCGGTTTTGAATTCGTGGTTACTTTTAATGGTAAAATATACGATGTGCCCCTGTTGATTACCAGGTATGTTATAAATAAAATGAATCCTCCTTTTCATGAGCTATGCAATCTGGATTTACTTACAGTATCGAGAAGAATATTTAAGAAAAGATTAAAAAGTGTGGCTTTGGGCAACCTGGAAAGACAGCTTTTTTACATGGAAAGAGAAAACGATATACCGGGTTATATGATTCCAGCAGTTTATTTTAATTATTTAAGAACAAGCAGGGCAGAGGATTTAATACCCATCTTTTTTCATAACCAAAAGGATATCCTTTCTATGGTAAACTTGTTATATACAATTTTTGATGTGGTAAAAAACCCCTTAGGTTCTAATCTGTGTAGAGGCGAAGATTACATATGCATAGCGAAATTGTACGAGGAAAAAGGAGATTTTCAAAAAAGTATCGAATGTTATAAAAAGGCCATAGAGTCGGAAAATATTAAAGAAGAGGCCTGCATAAAGCTTTCTTTGTTGTATAAGAAATTGAAGATGTGGGATGAAGCGGTGTCCATGTGGATGGAAATGGCTGAAAAAAACATTGGTACCCTAATTGCACTGGAGGAGCTCTCAAAATACTTTGAGCACATCGAAAAAAATTACGATAAAGCTATAAAGGAGGTAGAAAGGGCTCTTCATATTTTGAGTTTAAAGAA
The nucleotide sequence above comes from Thermovenabulum gondwanense. Encoded proteins:
- a CDS encoding ribonuclease H-like domain-containing protein, with translation MNLTEKLKTFIGSSKNRLDKEVEKGKYFWIAEKIEGKIVKTPLGEHIEKEVIYDNKYEYSGVKLSEVLEIPINELDSVFKNLSKKIEIEKIAFLDTETTGLAGGSGTYAFLIGVGFFENNYFRLNQFFMPDYSEEPSLLLRLKEILSGFEFVVTFNGKIYDVPLLITRYVINKMNPPFHELCNLDLLTVSRRIFKKRLKSVALGNLERQLFYMERENDIPGYMIPAVYFNYLRTSRAEDLIPIFFHNQKDILSMVNLLYTIFDVVKNPLGSNLCRGEDYICIAKLYEEKGDFQKSIECYKKAIESENIKEEACIKLSLLYKKLKMWDEAVSMWMEMAEKNIGTLIALEELSKYFEHIEKNYDKAIKEVERALHILSLKKRLLNQPDDKKLLEFKKRLDRLKDKRLKNKGQIFLM